A single genomic interval of Chroicocephalus ridibundus chromosome 23, bChrRid1.1, whole genome shotgun sequence harbors:
- the PDLIM2 gene encoding PDZ and LIM domain protein 2, whose translation MPVTVTLAGPAPWGFRITGGRDFGKPLTVSKVTERGKAAAGDLRPGDIIVAINGESAAEMLNVEAQNKIKQSPGELRLEVERSPVSPPSHANGDTSPERLAARFQDTLRRQEENGGAPRPSYPSPASRSPPPHSSSSQPPQEDFAHPGLHQERGSLSHHSSPPGAILPPPPCPPSPGLGTPPEPWETLRGRRRSSSPSPSPFNSLGSEPAMRRLEEDSEVYKMLQEKRELRAAPRQSSTFRLLQEALEDEGGAGPTAPFPSRLSPSARKPVAGVQKLHVCEKCGSAIATQAVRIQEGRYRHPSCYACADCGLNLKMRGHFWAGDELYCEKHARLRYQGGPGGANPPTVSPHS comes from the exons ATGCCGGTGACGGTGACCTTGGCCGGCCCGGCCCCTTGGGGCTTCCGCATCACCGGGGGAAGGGATTTTGGGAAACCCCTCACCGTGTCCAAG GTGACGGAGCGCGGGAAGGCGGCCGCCGGCGACCTCCGGCCGGGGGACATCATCGTCGCCATCAACGGGGAGAGCGCGGCCGAGATGCTCAACGTGGAGGCGCAGAATAAGATCAAGCAGAGCCCCGGGGAGCTCCGGCTGGAGGTGGAGAG GTCCCCGGTGTCACCTCCCAGCCACGCCAACGGGGACACCTCACCGGAGAGGCTGGCCGCACGCTTCCAG gacacgctgcggaggcaggaggagaacgggggggccccgagacccTCCTACCCCAGCCCGGcgtcccgcagccccccgccccacagcAGCAG CTCACAGCCCCCGCAGGAGGATTTCGCCCATCCCGGCCTCCACCAG gagcgAGGAAGCCTGAgccaccacagcagccccccGGGGGCCATCCTgcctccacccccctgccccccctcgccggggctggggacccccccagagccctGGGAGACACTCAGGGGGCGACGCCGCTCCTCTTcgccctctcccagccccttcaACAG CCTGGGCTCGGAGCCGGCCATGCGGCGCTTGGAAGAGGATTCGGAGGTCTACAAGATGCTGCAGGAGAAGCGGGAGCTGCGGGCGGCCCCCCGGCAATCCAGCACCttccgcctgctgcaggaggctCTGGAGGACGAGGGTGGAG CTGGCCCCACGGCCCCTTTCCCCAGCCGGCTCTCGCCCAGCGCCCGCAAGCCCGTGGCCGGCGTCCAGAAGCTGCACGTCTGCGAGAAATGCGGCAGCGCCATCgc gacGCAGGCGGTGCGGATCCAGGAGGGCCGGTACCGGCACCCGTCCTGCTACGCCTGCGCCGACTGCGGCCTCAACCTGAAGATGCGGGGTCACTTCTGGGCGGGCGACGAGCTCTACTGCGAGAAGCACGCCCGCCTGCGCTAccagggggggccggggggggccaaCCCCCCCACTGTTTCCCCCCACTCCTGA
- the SORBS3 gene encoding vinexin yields the protein MSLGGLERTVAPLAGRDGVSQGLTPSLLSPALLSPLPLCPRVSPAPVPNLLPPCGVPGLHGRSRPVPAPVGTRSRVLRRYDSREPAPVPFVPWVQHRDDDGAINPIVPINPVVPINGWLGGDRGVGGGRWLAAKPPSSRGDRAHAGARGTEEGLGLPRFGAVSSFGGTTSRKGPGAEAGTRSADGGDEGTGSPGAPSQPPPAMAGRLLPPDAGRALGTEDVPPFHPPLWVPLQRTVRRVPVIRHRGSNTLNFDFHDPESPGAAERGPAAPRSSVNAWYQTWPAKEAKAPSTSAPAGPMLGPGATHAGPRPPGWSATWTKDSKRRERRWVKYDGIGPVDETGMPIASRSSVDRPRDWYRSMFRQIHRKLPEPDWDNHRPPTAPSPTAVPPSPPELQRKGLAPAVPPSLPNGLDWSSWGDAGATAEPGSIFDYEPGKSSVLEQPRQPLAAVPPVQAQPIEVLLEQELEQLSEELDKDMRAMETRQHPCQNSAPAPTSPSPAPASPAPRSPLSPRRLRSPPSTHRLPASPSMERGGLGLASERSRAAPGRDTLRPGTLPSLSDMGDPAEVVRREEKKMKAARLKFDFQAESPKELTLQKGDIVYIHKEVDRNWLEGEHHGRVGIFPSNYVEILPPTEVPKPIKAPTIQVLEYGEALGLYNFRGELPVELSFRKGERVCLVRRVDENWYEGRISGTSRQGIFPATYVQVLKEPRVKATAEDFPPSPAPASPRPPAGSPAPQRSPAPRGSPLSTGSPRPAERGPGEAGGCPSSPRHLGFAFPPSPKLPRAGAPSPSPAPAGPPHPAAAHPQEPWHPTWPPEQHAAPGAPTGTRPEPAPSYNGSEIRWTPYRALYQYRPQNADELELLEGDRVDVMQQCDDGWFVGVSRRTQKFGTFPGNYVAPV from the exons ATGTCACTCGGAGGGCTGGAGAGGACTGTCGCCCCTCTGGctggcagggatggggtctcGCAGGGTTTAACCccttccctgctgtccccagccctgctgtcccctctgccctTGTGTCCCCGAGTTTCCCCGGCTCCTGTCCCCAACCTGCTTCCTCCCTGCGGTGTCCCCGGTTTGCACGGGAGGAGCCGCCCCGTCCCGGCGCCTGTTGGGACGAGGAGCCGTGTTCTCCGGCGCTATGACAGCAGGGAGCCTGCTCCCGTCCCCTTTGTCCCCTGGGTGCAGCATCGTGACGACGACGGCGCCATCAACCCCATTGTCCCCATCAACCCCGTCGTCCCCATCAATGGGTGGCTCGGTGGGGACCGAGGGGTGGGTGGCGGGCGGTGGTTGGCAGCAAAGCCGCCGTCCTCCCGTGGGGACAGAGCTCACGCGGGAGCGCGTGGGAcagaggaagggctggggctgccccgttTCGGGGCTGTCAGCAGTTTTGGGGGAACGACGAGCAGGAAGGGACCCGGAGCGGAGGCCGGCACCCGGAGTGCTGACGGAGGGGATGAG GgcacgggcagccccggggcaccgtcccagccccccccggccatgGCGGGCCGGCTCCTGCCCCCCGACGCCGGCCGGGCCCTGGGCACGGAGGACGTCCCCCCATTCCACCCACCGCTGTGGGTGCCCCTGCAGCGCACGGTGAGGCGG GTGCCCGTCATCCGCCACCGCGGCTCCAACACGCTGAATTTCGACTTCCACGACCCGGAGAGCCCTGGCGCGGCCGAGCGcgggccggcagcccccaggagctCAG TGAACGCGTGGTACCAGACGTGGCCGGCCAAGGAGGCGAAGGCACCCAGCACCTCGGCACCCGCCGGCCCCATGCTGGGCCCCGGGGCCACCCACGCGGGTCCCCGGCCACCGGGCTGGTCGGCCACCTGGACCAAGGACAGCAAGCGGCGGGAGAGGCGCTGGGTGAAGTACGACGGCATCGGGCCGGTGGATGAGACGGGGATGCCCATCGCCTCCCGCTCG agcGTTGACCGGCCTCGCGACTGGTACCGCAGCATGTTCCGGCAGATCCACCGCAAGCTGCCGG AGCCGGACTGGGACAACCATCGCCCACCCACGGCCCCCTCGCCCACCGCGGTGCCTCCGTCccccccagagctgcagaggaaagggCTGGCACCGGCTGTGCCCCCCAGTTTGCCCAACGGGCTGGACTG GTCCAGCTGGGGCGACGCCGGGGCCACGGCGGAGCCCGGCAGCATTTTTGACTACGAACCGGGCAAATCCTCGGTGCTGGAGCAGCCGCGGCAG CCCCTGGCAGCGGTGCCGCCGGTGCAGGCTCAGCCCATCGAG gtgctgctggagcaggagctggagcagctcagcGAGGAGCTGGACAAGGACATGAGGGCCATGGAGACGCGCCAACACCCCTGCCAG AACTCGGCGCCtgctcccacctctccttcccctgctccggCCTCCCCGGCGCCTCG gagccccctGTCACCCCGCCGGCTgcggagcccccccagcacccaccgtctgcctgccagccccagcatggAGCGGGGTGGCCTGGGGCTGGCCAGCGAGCGGAGCCGTGCAGCCCCCGGCAGAG ACACCCTCAGGCCGGGGACCCTCCCCAGCCTGTCGGACATGGGGGACCCCGCGGAGGTCgtcaggagggaggagaagaag atGAAAGCCGCTCGCCTCAAGTTTGATTTCCAAGCCGAGTCACCCAA GGAGCTGACGCTGCAGAAGGGGGACATCGTCTACATCCACAAGGAGGTGGACAGGAACTGGCTGGAGGGCGAGCACCACGGCCGCGTGGGCATCTTCCCCTCCAACTACGTGGAG ATCCTGCCCCCCACGGAGGTGCCCAAGCCCATCAAGGCGCCCACCATCCAGGTGCTGGAGTACGGCGAGGCCCTGGGGCTCTACAACTTCCGAGGGGAGCTGCCCGTCGAGCTCTCCTTCCGCAAG GGCGAGCGGGTCTGCCTGGTGCGGCGGGTGGACGAGAACTGGTACGAGGGGCGCATCTCCGGCACCAGCCGTCAGGGCATCTTCCCCGCCACCTACGTGCAGGTGCTGAAGGAGCCGCGGGTGAAAGCCACGGCCGAGGACTTCCCGCCCTCgcccgcccccgccagcccccggccccccgccggctccccggccccccagcgctcgcccgctccccgcggctccccgctttccaccggctccccccggccggcgGAGCGGGGTCCCGGCGAGGCCGGTGGGTGCCCATCCTCACCCCGCCACCTTGGCtttgccttccccccctccccaaaactgcCCCGTGCCGGCGCCCCGAGCCCCTCGCCAGCCCCTGCCGGCCCCCCGCACCCTGCGGCCGCCCATCCCCAGGAGCCCTGGCATCCAACATGGCCCCCCGAGCAG CACGCAGCCCCGGGGGCACCCACCGGCACCCGCCCCGAGCCCGCCCCGTCCTACAACGGCTCCGAAATCCGGTGGACCCC GTACCGGGCGTTATACCAGTATCGGCCCCAAAACGCCGacgagctggagctgctggagggcgACCGGGTGGACGTCATGCAGCAGTGCGACGACGGCTGGTTCGTGG gtgTCTCCAGGAGGACGCAGAAATTCGGCACTTTCCCCGGCAATTACGTGGCGCCGGTGTGA